Genomic DNA from Microbacterium sp. NC79:
ACAGCCTGATCGATCCGCGCGTGCGCGTTCAGTAAGGAGGCTCGACATGACTAACGCACTTCCTCCGCACCTGGGCGGCGAGCCCGAGGCATCGACCGGCCTGCCGGAGACCGTTGCCGTTTCCACGTCAGCGAAAGAACGCACAGGCGGCTTCTGGCAAGACACGTTCCGTCGTTTGCGCCACAACCCGGTTGCCTGGATTGGCGCCGCCATCGTCTTGATCTTCGTGATCATCGCGGCTTTGGCTCCGTGGCTGGCTCCGTACCCGGAGACGGCACTGCCGGGCGCGAAGAACATCACGCCCACGCACATCCCCGGCCCTGGTGAGATTCCAGAGTTCCCGCTTGGCCTTGACCGCTTCGGTGGCGACGTGCTCTCCAAACTCATTTGGGGTGCACGTGCGTCGCTGATGATCGGTGTCATTTCGACAGCGTTCGGTCTGCTCGGTGGCCTACTGCTCGGCTTCCTTGCCGGCATGTTCGGCGGCTGGGTTGACAACGTGCTGATGCGCTTCGTTGACATTCTGCTGTCGGTTCCGAACCTGCTGCTGGCTGTTTCGATCGCTGCGATTCTTGGCCAGAGCCAATTCGCCGTGATGATCGCCATCGGTGCCAGCCAAGTGCCGATCTTCGCCCGATTGCTGCGTGCATCCATGCTCCAGCAGCGTTCGAGCGACTACGTGCTGTCAGCGCAGACGCTCGGTCTTGGCCGTGGCCGCATCACGATGAGCCACGTGCTGCCAAACTCCGTCGGACCTGTCATCGTGCAGGGCACGCTGTCGCTCGCGACGGCCGTGATCGACGCCGCCGCGCTGAGCTTCCTCGGTCTCGGTGGCGGTCGCCCAGAGACGGCTGAGTGGGGTCGCATGCTCACCTACGCTCAGGCTGAACTTGCCATCGCGCCACAGCTCGCGTTCTTGCCCGGTATCTGTATCGCCATCACGGCGCTCGGTTTCACCCTGTTCGGTGAATCCTTGCGTGAGGCGATGGACCCCCGCACCCGCGCGCGATAGACGACGAAAGGATGGAACGTATGACGAATCCCCATCACGGAGATGCCGCCAGCCCGCTGCTGATTGTGCGCGATCTTGCGGTCGACTTCCAAACCACCGATGGCGTTGTACACGCCGTTGAAGGCGTCGACATTGAGGTCTACCCGGGTGAAACCGTCGCGATTGTTGGTGAGTCGGGATCGGGTAAATCGACGACGGCGATGGCCGTTATTGGGTTGCTTGCCAAGGGCGGAACCGTTGCCAACGGCAGCATCACATTTGACGGCCGCGAACTGGTCGGGTTGAGCGAAAACGAGCTCCGCAAGGTGCGCGGCAATCAGATCGGCATGGTTCCGCAAGACCCGATGTCGAACCTGAATCCGGTCGCCAAGATCGGAACGCAAATCGCCGAGACGCTGCTCGCGCACGGTCAGGCCACGCGCCACAACGTGAACGAGCGGGTTGTCGAGACGTTGACCGCGGCGGGCCTGCCTGATGCGGAACGGCGTGCGAAGCAGTACCCGCACGAGTTCTCCGGCGGTATGCGCCAGCGCGCACTGATCGCGATCGGTCTTGCTTGCCAGCCGCGTCTGCTCATTGCCGATGAGCCGACCAGCGCCCTCGATGTGACCGTGCAGCGCACAATCCTCGATCAGATTGCGACCATGACGCAGGAGATCGGAACCAGTGTGCTGCTGATTACGCACGACCTCGGGTTGGCGGCAGAACGTGCCGCCCGCGTCGTTGTGATGCACCGCGGACGCGTCGTCGAGCAGGGCCCGGCGCAAGACATTCTGAACAACCCGCAACACCCGTACACGCAGGCGCTCGTGAAGGCCGCCCCGTCGGTTGCAGCCGCGCGGCTCCAGCCGCAGGCTTTTGTCACCGAGCGTCCTGCGGATGCCACAGCTCATGGTTCCGCAGCCGATGGTTCCGCCCCCGAGGCGAAGCCGGTCGACAACATTGTCGAGATTGAGGGTCTGACCAAGGTCTACCCGAAGCGCGGTAGCAAGGAAGACTTCTACGCCGTGAAGGATGTGTCGCTCGCGATTCCGCGCGGCGAGACGGTGGCGATTGTGGGTGAGTCGGGGTCGGGTAAGACCACGACAGCGCGCATGCTGCTGAAGGTGATCGAGCCGACCGCGGGCGTCATGCGCTTTGATGGCCAGGATGTCGCGCAGTTGAAGGGCAAGGAGCTGCGGTCGTTCCGCCAGAAGGTGCAGCCGATTTTCCAAGACCCGTACTCGAGCCTGAATCCGATGTTCACGATCGAGCGCATCATCGCTGAGCCGTTGGAGTTCTATAAGCGCGGTAACGCGTCAGCGCGTCGCACGAAGGTGCGCGAGCTGATGGAGGCCGTGGCGCTGCCGACGTCGATGCTGCACCGCTACCCGTCTGAGCTTTCCGGCGGACAGCGTCAGCGCGTCGCGATCGCGCGGTCGCTGGCGCTGGATCCGGAGCTCATCGTGTGTGATGAGCCGGTATCGGCGCTTGACGTGCTGGTGCAGGATCAGATTCTGACGCTGCTCGGCGACCTGCAGCGTGAGCGCGGCCTCAGCTACCTGTTCATTTCGCACGACCTCGCGGTCGTGCGTTTGATCAGCGACTACGTGTGCGTCATGAAAGACGGCGAACTGGTCGAGGCGGCGTCGTCTGAGGAGATCTTCACCAACCCGCGCGACCCGTACACCCGTCGTCTGTTGGCATCGATCCCCGGCAACGAGCTGAAGATCGCGTCATAGCCCCGGCCTGTTTCGACCCGCGGGGGCCGGAATCTTTTCAGGTTCCGGCGCCCCGCGGGCGTACGGTGAGGGAGACCGGATCTGGCGCCATGCGCCGCCGACTGCGCGTTATGCAACAACGCCGCGCCCCGATGCCCGTAAACATCACGAATCTTGGCGACATAACGTCATTTGCGCGACATAACGTCGCGGTAGCCGCAGCTGCTGGCTACACCAGCCGGAAGCCAGCGCCGCGAACGGTCTCGATGCGATCAGACCCGATCTTCTGTCGTAGGTAGCCGACATACACGTCGGCGACGTTGGATCCCGGGTCAAAGTCGTAACCCCACACGCGGCTCAGCAGCTGTTCGCGGCTGAGCACCTGGCCGGCGTGGCGGATGAACTCCTCGGCGAGGGCAAACTCGCGCGCCGACAGCTCGACCGACGTCTCCCCCACGTGCACCCGTCGCGTGCGCACATCGAGCGTGAGGTCACGGTGCGAAAGCTCCTGCGTCACGACCTGATCCTGGTTCCGCATCCGCAGCCGAATGCGCGCAAGCAGCTCATCGAAGCGGAACGGCTTGCCGAGATAGTCATCGGCGCCCGCTTCGAGGCCTGCCACCGTGTCATGCAGCTCGACGCGTGCGGTGAGCATGATCACCGGAATGCGGTTGCCGGAACCACGCAGCTCGTCAAGAACAGCGAAGCCATCTTTGCCCGGCATATTGATGTCGAGCACCAGCAGATCAAACTCCCCGGTCTGGGCGAGCGCGAGCGCGTCGAAACCGTTCGTCGCGACCTGCGTGGCAAAGCCCGCCGCCCGCAATCCCTTGCTGATGAATCCGGAGATTCGCTCTTCGTCATCGGCGATGAGAATCGACGCCATGGGGAGTCCTTTCGTGATTCGCCTGCGCAATGCGCGGCAAAGACAGGTAGAAGAGGGAGCCGGAACCGGAGGGCGGGTCGGTGACGCCTGCGGTGCCACCATGGGCGCGAGCGATCACGTCGACAATGTTCAGGCCGAGTCCGCTGCCGCCCGATTCGGAGCGGGAGAAGCGTTCAAAGATCGTGTCGCGAATCTCGGGAGGCACACCGGAACCATGATCGCGCACCCAGAGGTACACCGTGTCACCCTGCACCGTGCTGCCGATCTCCAGCTGGCCGCCGCCGTGCGTGACGCCGTTCTGCGCAAGTTGTAGCAACGCCTGCGTGATGCGGGCAGGGTCAACAGGGAAGACAACGTCGGCAATCGGCCCCGCCGAAACCGTTGCCCCGTCAATACCCTCCGCCTTGCGGATGATCTGGTGCATCAGGTCGCCGGCGTCCGTAGCGACGGGAGAAATCGGTGCGGGGCCGTGCAGGCGTGCCGCCGACGCGAGGTCTTGCACGAGCTGAGCCATCCGGTCCAGCTCGTCGATTGCGAGGTTCTGAGTGTCACGCACATCGGCGGGGTCGTTCGGATCCATTACCTCGAGGTAGCCGCGCACGATCGTCATCGGCGTCTTCAGCTCGTGACCAACGTCGCTGACGAGCTGGCGTTGCGAATCCATCGCCGCATCCAGCCGATCCAGC
This window encodes:
- a CDS encoding ABC transporter permease, encoding MTNALPPHLGGEPEASTGLPETVAVSTSAKERTGGFWQDTFRRLRHNPVAWIGAAIVLIFVIIAALAPWLAPYPETALPGAKNITPTHIPGPGEIPEFPLGLDRFGGDVLSKLIWGARASLMIGVISTAFGLLGGLLLGFLAGMFGGWVDNVLMRFVDILLSVPNLLLAVSIAAILGQSQFAVMIAIGASQVPIFARLLRASMLQQRSSDYVLSAQTLGLGRGRITMSHVLPNSVGPVIVQGTLSLATAVIDAAALSFLGLGGGRPETAEWGRMLTYAQAELAIAPQLAFLPGICIAITALGFTLFGESLREAMDPRTRAR
- a CDS encoding ABC transporter ATP-binding protein, which produces MTNPHHGDAASPLLIVRDLAVDFQTTDGVVHAVEGVDIEVYPGETVAIVGESGSGKSTTAMAVIGLLAKGGTVANGSITFDGRELVGLSENELRKVRGNQIGMVPQDPMSNLNPVAKIGTQIAETLLAHGQATRHNVNERVVETLTAAGLPDAERRAKQYPHEFSGGMRQRALIAIGLACQPRLLIADEPTSALDVTVQRTILDQIATMTQEIGTSVLLITHDLGLAAERAARVVVMHRGRVVEQGPAQDILNNPQHPYTQALVKAAPSVAAARLQPQAFVTERPADATAHGSAADGSAPEAKPVDNIVEIEGLTKVYPKRGSKEDFYAVKDVSLAIPRGETVAIVGESGSGKTTTARMLLKVIEPTAGVMRFDGQDVAQLKGKELRSFRQKVQPIFQDPYSSLNPMFTIERIIAEPLEFYKRGNASARRTKVRELMEAVALPTSMLHRYPSELSGGQRQRVAIARSLALDPELIVCDEPVSALDVLVQDQILTLLGDLQRERGLSYLFISHDLAVVRLISDYVCVMKDGELVEAASSEEIFTNPRDPYTRRLLASIPGNELKIAS
- a CDS encoding response regulator transcription factor, with product MASILIADDEERISGFISKGLRAAGFATQVATNGFDALALAQTGEFDLLVLDINMPGKDGFAVLDELRGSGNRIPVIMLTARVELHDTVAGLEAGADDYLGKPFRFDELLARIRLRMRNQDQVVTQELSHRDLTLDVRTRRVHVGETSVELSAREFALAEEFIRHAGQVLSREQLLSRVWGYDFDPGSNVADVYVGYLRQKIGSDRIETVRGAGFRLV